The Bombus pascuorum chromosome 9, iyBomPasc1.1, whole genome shotgun sequence genome has a window encoding:
- the LOC132910324 gene encoding phosphatidylinositol 4-phosphate 5-kinase type-1 gamma-like isoform X5 — MASGDNVDVIEVVETSFSGPAQATEDHLRPEQYADEDSKSTGDKVTTFESSVNQHGTTGPKTPVGVSRNKSERERKIGHRRVGVGGEITYKKIQTTQIMGSIQLGIQHAVGGLASKPERDLLMQDFMTVETTNFPSEGSNHTPAHHFSEFKFKNYAPIAFRYFRDLFGIQPDDFLMSMCSAPLRELSNPGASGSIFYLTDDDEFIIKTVQHKEGEFLQTLLPGYYMNLNQNPRTLLPKFFGLYCYRCNSKNVRLVAMNNLLPSSVKLHQKYDLKGSTYKRKASKSERSKSSPTYKDLDFMEHHPEGIFLEADTYSALVKTIQRDCRVLESFKIMDYSLLVGLHNLDQAAREKAQEQRLSASAEEEVGEVGGESTALTQAEKEREREDRIGASALNRSRSINRQRLVAHSTAMESIQAESEPIDEEDDVPPGGIPARNARGERLLLFLGIIDILQSYRLKKKLEHTWKSMIHDGDTVSVHRPGFYAQRFQDFMAKTVFKKIPSLDLPEIKGNHRKFRNLVTSYIALKHSPSKRKSITRPLRPLDGDFDSTAVPTTGTSTMHATSPTKAVTPTDAAISTTSTVMSTGSAPIATSTPVNFAAGPVSPPPLTLAAGPGLSHHEPPVTTSAAKVTSYPAVLKGRTAASPPNPNLVPSGKIPPPVPPRGTGQSRTTRSSEEHRGPGTATSTSSMTSSRGGTLPSTCSTPPPPFDDAVRSNDQTLASGGQLQQGAPTTILASSLSSAHSKQNKVVHHVTLTKTYHDAVSISDVHLESSGSGSGSGGRETKSSLSVESGGSSRGGGGLTWTPPAGSAEGSTPTWTEGTPSFTESSSSGDAGCPTTPIRGSQRHDDGGRIVATVEEALASLTTEMKETNNTRNFVEQRRSLSKYGQVRASFKRASANHVSIMRNMQNVLRVQRREP, encoded by the exons AGCTCGGTAAATCAACATGGCACCACGGGCCCCAAGACCCCTGTGGGGGTGTCGAGGAACAAATcggagcgagagagaaagatcgGCCACAGGAGAGTTGGAGTGGGAGGTGAAATCACGTACAAAAAg ATCCAAACGACACAAATCATGGGCTCCATCCAGCTAGGCATCCAACATGCAGTCGGTGGGTTGGCCAGTAAACCAGAGCGTGATTTACTGATGCAAGATTTCATGACTGTAGAAACGACGAACTTCCCAAGCGAGGGATCCAATCACACTCCAGCTCATCATTTTTCGGAATTTAAGTTCAAAAATTACGCACCTATTGCATTTCGTTACTTTCGGGATCTCTTTGGCATTCAACCGGATGATTTTTTG ATGTCGATGTGTAGCGCTCCGTTACGCGAATTGTCAAACCCCGGCGCTAGTGGAAGTATCTTTTATCTAACAGATGATGACGAGTTCATCATAAAGACTGTACAACACAAAGAAGGAGAATTTTTACAGACGCTTCTTCCAGGATATTATATG aatCTAAATCAAAATCCAAGGACATTATTGCCAAAGTTCTTCGGATTGTATTGCTATCGgtgtaatagtaaaaatgTTAGATTAGTCGCTATGAATAATCTTCTGCCCTCGTCGGTGAAATTGCATCAAAAGTATGACTTGAAAGGATCAACATACAAGAGAAAG GCATCGAAATCAGAAAGATCTAAATCTTCTCCAACATACAAAGATTTAGATTTCATGGAACACCATCCGGAAGGGATCTTTTTGGAGGCAGACACGTATAGTGCCCTAGTTAAAACTATTCAGAGAGATTGTCGGGTGTTGGAAAGCTTTAAAATCATGGATTACTCTTTACTCGTTGGTCTTCATAACCTCGACCAGGCTGCAAGAGAAAAAGCG CAGGAGCAGAGATTATCAGCGAGTGCGGAGGAAGAAGTCGGTGAAGTGGGAGGTGAGAGTACAGCACTTACTCAAGCAGAAAAAGAACGGGAACGAGAGGACAGAATAGGAGCCAGCGCTCTGAACCGATCACGAAGCATAAATCGACAAAGGTTGGTTGCGCACAGTACCGCTATGGAGAGTATTCAGGCTGAAAGCGAGCCGATAGACGAGGAGGACGATGTACC TCCAGGTGGAATTCCTGCTCGTAATGCCCGCGGCGAACGCCTTCTACTTTTCCTTGGTATTATTGACATTTTGCAAAGTTACAGGcttaagaaaaaattagaacATACTTGGAAGTCGATGATACACGATGGT GATACTGTGTCTGTACATCGGCCAGGTTTTTACGCGCAACGTTTCCAAGATTTCATGGCGAAGACAGTATTCAAGAAAATACCATCAC TGGACCTGCCTGAGATTAAGGGGAATCATCGCAAATTCCGTAACCTCGTCACCAGCTACATAG CGTTGAAACATTCCCCATCGAAGAGAAAAAGCATAACCAGGCCTCTCAGGCCCTTGGACGGCGACTTCGATTCAACCG CGGTGCCGACAACCGGAACTTCGACAATGCATGCTACGTCACCCACGAAGGCTG TAACCCCGACAGACGCTGCGATCAGCACGACCAGCACGGTGATGTCAACCGGTTCCGCGCCAATCGCCACCTCCACCCCCGTGAACTTCGCCGCGGGCCCGGTGAGTCCGCCTCCGTTGACCTTGGCCGCCGGTCCAGGCCTTTCTCATCACGAGCCACCGGTGACGACCTCAGCGGCCAAGGTCACGAGCTACCCAGCCGTCCTGAAGGGCAGGACCGCCGCCAGTCCACCGAATCCAAATCTGGTACCCTCCGGCAAGATTCCACCCCCTGTTCCTCCAAGAGGTACCGGTCAATCGAGGACCACGAGGTCCTCTGAGGAGCACCGTGGCCCTGGAACAGCCACCTCCACGTCCTCGATGACATCCAGCCGAG GTGGCACCCTTCCTTCCACTTGTTCCACCCCGCCCCCGCCCTTTGACGATGCAGTGCGCTCAAATGACCAGACCTTGGCTTCTGGTGGTCAACTTCAACAGGGTGCACCGACCACGATCTTAGCGAGCAGTCTAAGCAGTGCTCACTCCAAGCAGAACAAGGTTGTGCACCATGTCACTCTCACAAAGACTTATCACGATGCCGTGAG CATATCCGACGTACACTTGGAAAGCAGCGGTAGCGGAAGCGGAAGCGGCGGGAGGGAAACGAAATCTTCGTTGAGCGTAGAAAGCGGCGGTAGTAGTCGAGGAGGTGGGGGTCTGACCTGGACACCACCCGCTGGCAGCGCCGAGGGCTCTACGCCCACCTGGACAGAGGGCACGCCGTCCTTTACCGAGAGTTCCAGCAGCGGTGACGCAG GTTGTCCGACCACACCGATCAGGGGCAGCCAGCGTCACGATGACGGAGGGAGAATCGTTGCCACCGTCGAGGAGGCGCTAGCCAGTCTTACTACAGAAATG aaagaaacgaacaacACGAGGAATTTCGTGGAACAGAGAAGGTCCCTTTCGAAGTACGGTCAAGTGAGAGCGAGTTTCAAACGTGCCAGCGCGAACCATGTGTCGATCATGAGGAACATGCAAAATGTGTTAAGAGTTCAACGCCGGGAGCCATAA
- the LOC132910324 gene encoding phosphatidylinositol 4-phosphate 5-kinase type-1 alpha-like isoform X13, producing the protein MASGDNVDVIEVVETSFSGPAQATEDHLRPEQYADEDSKSTGDKVTTFESSVNQHGTTGPKTPVGVSRNKSERERKIGHRRVGVGGEITYKKIQTTQIMGSIQLGIQHAVGGLASKPERDLLMQDFMTVETTNFPSEGSNHTPAHHFSEFKFKNYAPIAFRYFRDLFGIQPDDFLMSMCSAPLRELSNPGASGSIFYLTDDDEFIIKTVQHKEGEFLQTLLPGYYMNLNQNPRTLLPKFFGLYCYRCNSKNVRLVAMNNLLPSSVKLHQKYDLKGSTYKRKASKSERSKSSPTYKDLDFMEHHPEGIFLEADTYSALVKTIQRDCRVLESFKIMDYSLLVGLHNLDQAAREKAQEQRLSASAEEEVGEVGGESTALTQAEKEREREDRIGASALNRSRSINRQRLVAHSTAMESIQAESEPIDEEDDVPSPGGIPARNARGERLLLFLGIIDILQSYRLKKKLEHTWKSMIHDGDTVSVHRPGFYAQRFQDFMAKTVFKKIPSLDLPEIKGNHRKFRNLVTSYIVFAQTLKHSPSKRKSITRPLRPLDGDFDSTGGTLPSTCSTPPPPFDDAVRSNDQTLASGGQLQQGAPTTILASSLSSAHSKQNKVVHHVTLTKTYHDAVSISDVHLESSGSGSGSGGRETKSSLSVESGGSSRGGGGLTWTPPAGSAEGSTPTWTEGTPSFTESSSSGDAGCPTTPIRGSQRHDDGGRIVATVEEALASLTTEMKETNNTRNFVEQRRSLSKYGQVRASFKRASANHVSIMRNMQNVLRVQRREP; encoded by the exons AGCTCGGTAAATCAACATGGCACCACGGGCCCCAAGACCCCTGTGGGGGTGTCGAGGAACAAATcggagcgagagagaaagatcgGCCACAGGAGAGTTGGAGTGGGAGGTGAAATCACGTACAAAAAg ATCCAAACGACACAAATCATGGGCTCCATCCAGCTAGGCATCCAACATGCAGTCGGTGGGTTGGCCAGTAAACCAGAGCGTGATTTACTGATGCAAGATTTCATGACTGTAGAAACGACGAACTTCCCAAGCGAGGGATCCAATCACACTCCAGCTCATCATTTTTCGGAATTTAAGTTCAAAAATTACGCACCTATTGCATTTCGTTACTTTCGGGATCTCTTTGGCATTCAACCGGATGATTTTTTG ATGTCGATGTGTAGCGCTCCGTTACGCGAATTGTCAAACCCCGGCGCTAGTGGAAGTATCTTTTATCTAACAGATGATGACGAGTTCATCATAAAGACTGTACAACACAAAGAAGGAGAATTTTTACAGACGCTTCTTCCAGGATATTATATG aatCTAAATCAAAATCCAAGGACATTATTGCCAAAGTTCTTCGGATTGTATTGCTATCGgtgtaatagtaaaaatgTTAGATTAGTCGCTATGAATAATCTTCTGCCCTCGTCGGTGAAATTGCATCAAAAGTATGACTTGAAAGGATCAACATACAAGAGAAAG GCATCGAAATCAGAAAGATCTAAATCTTCTCCAACATACAAAGATTTAGATTTCATGGAACACCATCCGGAAGGGATCTTTTTGGAGGCAGACACGTATAGTGCCCTAGTTAAAACTATTCAGAGAGATTGTCGGGTGTTGGAAAGCTTTAAAATCATGGATTACTCTTTACTCGTTGGTCTTCATAACCTCGACCAGGCTGCAAGAGAAAAAGCG CAGGAGCAGAGATTATCAGCGAGTGCGGAGGAAGAAGTCGGTGAAGTGGGAGGTGAGAGTACAGCACTTACTCAAGCAGAAAAAGAACGGGAACGAGAGGACAGAATAGGAGCCAGCGCTCTGAACCGATCACGAAGCATAAATCGACAAAGGTTGGTTGCGCACAGTACCGCTATGGAGAGTATTCAGGCTGAAAGCGAGCCGATAGACGAGGAGGACGATGTACC CAGTCCAGGTGGAATTCCTGCTCGTAATGCCCGCGGCGAACGCCTTCTACTTTTCCTTGGTATTATTGACATTTTGCAAAGTTACAGGcttaagaaaaaattagaacATACTTGGAAGTCGATGATACACGATGGT GATACTGTGTCTGTACATCGGCCAGGTTTTTACGCGCAACGTTTCCAAGATTTCATGGCGAAGACAGTATTCAAGAAAATACCATCAC TGGACCTGCCTGAGATTAAGGGGAATCATCGCAAATTCCGTAACCTCGTCACCAGCTACATAG TCTTTGCTCAAA CGTTGAAACATTCCCCATCGAAGAGAAAAAGCATAACCAGGCCTCTCAGGCCCTTGGACGGCGACTTCGATTCAACCG GTGGCACCCTTCCTTCCACTTGTTCCACCCCGCCCCCGCCCTTTGACGATGCAGTGCGCTCAAATGACCAGACCTTGGCTTCTGGTGGTCAACTTCAACAGGGTGCACCGACCACGATCTTAGCGAGCAGTCTAAGCAGTGCTCACTCCAAGCAGAACAAGGTTGTGCACCATGTCACTCTCACAAAGACTTATCACGATGCCGTGAG CATATCCGACGTACACTTGGAAAGCAGCGGTAGCGGAAGCGGAAGCGGCGGGAGGGAAACGAAATCTTCGTTGAGCGTAGAAAGCGGCGGTAGTAGTCGAGGAGGTGGGGGTCTGACCTGGACACCACCCGCTGGCAGCGCCGAGGGCTCTACGCCCACCTGGACAGAGGGCACGCCGTCCTTTACCGAGAGTTCCAGCAGCGGTGACGCAG GTTGTCCGACCACACCGATCAGGGGCAGCCAGCGTCACGATGACGGAGGGAGAATCGTTGCCACCGTCGAGGAGGCGCTAGCCAGTCTTACTACAGAAATG aaagaaacgaacaacACGAGGAATTTCGTGGAACAGAGAAGGTCCCTTTCGAAGTACGGTCAAGTGAGAGCGAGTTTCAAACGTGCCAGCGCGAACCATGTGTCGATCATGAGGAACATGCAAAATGTGTTAAGAGTTCAACGCCGGGAGCCATAA
- the LOC132910324 gene encoding phosphatidylinositol 4-phosphate 5-kinase type-1 gamma-like isoform X3 yields the protein MASGDNVDVIEVVETSFSGPAQATEDHLRPEQYADEDSKSTGDKVTTFESSVNQHGTTGPKTPVGVSRNKSERERKIGHRRVGVGGEITYKKIQTTQIMGSIQLGIQHAVGGLASKPERDLLMQDFMTVETTNFPSEGSNHTPAHHFSEFKFKNYAPIAFRYFRDLFGIQPDDFLMSMCSAPLRELSNPGASGSIFYLTDDDEFIIKTVQHKEGEFLQTLLPGYYMNLNQNPRTLLPKFFGLYCYRCNSKNVRLVAMNNLLPSSVKLHQKYDLKGSTYKRKASKSERSKSSPTYKDLDFMEHHPEGIFLEADTYSALVKTIQRDCRVLESFKIMDYSLLVGLHNLDQAAREKAEQRLSASAEEEVGEVGGESTALTQAEKEREREDRIGASALNRSRSINRQRLVAHSTAMESIQAESEPIDEEDDVPSPGGIPARNARGERLLLFLGIIDILQSYRLKKKLEHTWKSMIHDGDTVSVHRPGFYAQRFQDFMAKTVFKKIPSLDLPEIKGNHRKFRNLVTSYIVFAQTLKHSPSKRKSITRPLRPLDGDFDSTAVPTTGTSTMHATSPTKAVTPTDAAISTTSTVMSTGSAPIATSTPVNFAAGPVSPPPLTLAAGPGLSHHEPPVTTSAAKVTSYPAVLKGRTAASPPNPNLVPSGKIPPPVPPRGTGQSRTTRSSEEHRGPGTATSTSSMTSSRGGTLPSTCSTPPPPFDDAVRSNDQTLASGGQLQQGAPTTILASSLSSAHSKQNKVVHHVTLTKTYHDAVSISDVHLESSGSGSGSGGRETKSSLSVESGGSSRGGGGLTWTPPAGSAEGSTPTWTEGTPSFTESSSSGDAGCPTTPIRGSQRHDDGGRIVATVEEALASLTTEMKETNNTRNFVEQRRSLSKYGQVRASFKRASANHVSIMRNMQNVLRVQRREP from the exons AGCTCGGTAAATCAACATGGCACCACGGGCCCCAAGACCCCTGTGGGGGTGTCGAGGAACAAATcggagcgagagagaaagatcgGCCACAGGAGAGTTGGAGTGGGAGGTGAAATCACGTACAAAAAg ATCCAAACGACACAAATCATGGGCTCCATCCAGCTAGGCATCCAACATGCAGTCGGTGGGTTGGCCAGTAAACCAGAGCGTGATTTACTGATGCAAGATTTCATGACTGTAGAAACGACGAACTTCCCAAGCGAGGGATCCAATCACACTCCAGCTCATCATTTTTCGGAATTTAAGTTCAAAAATTACGCACCTATTGCATTTCGTTACTTTCGGGATCTCTTTGGCATTCAACCGGATGATTTTTTG ATGTCGATGTGTAGCGCTCCGTTACGCGAATTGTCAAACCCCGGCGCTAGTGGAAGTATCTTTTATCTAACAGATGATGACGAGTTCATCATAAAGACTGTACAACACAAAGAAGGAGAATTTTTACAGACGCTTCTTCCAGGATATTATATG aatCTAAATCAAAATCCAAGGACATTATTGCCAAAGTTCTTCGGATTGTATTGCTATCGgtgtaatagtaaaaatgTTAGATTAGTCGCTATGAATAATCTTCTGCCCTCGTCGGTGAAATTGCATCAAAAGTATGACTTGAAAGGATCAACATACAAGAGAAAG GCATCGAAATCAGAAAGATCTAAATCTTCTCCAACATACAAAGATTTAGATTTCATGGAACACCATCCGGAAGGGATCTTTTTGGAGGCAGACACGTATAGTGCCCTAGTTAAAACTATTCAGAGAGATTGTCGGGTGTTGGAAAGCTTTAAAATCATGGATTACTCTTTACTCGTTGGTCTTCATAACCTCGACCAGGCTGCAAGAGAAAAAGCG GAGCAGAGATTATCAGCGAGTGCGGAGGAAGAAGTCGGTGAAGTGGGAGGTGAGAGTACAGCACTTACTCAAGCAGAAAAAGAACGGGAACGAGAGGACAGAATAGGAGCCAGCGCTCTGAACCGATCACGAAGCATAAATCGACAAAGGTTGGTTGCGCACAGTACCGCTATGGAGAGTATTCAGGCTGAAAGCGAGCCGATAGACGAGGAGGACGATGTACC CAGTCCAGGTGGAATTCCTGCTCGTAATGCCCGCGGCGAACGCCTTCTACTTTTCCTTGGTATTATTGACATTTTGCAAAGTTACAGGcttaagaaaaaattagaacATACTTGGAAGTCGATGATACACGATGGT GATACTGTGTCTGTACATCGGCCAGGTTTTTACGCGCAACGTTTCCAAGATTTCATGGCGAAGACAGTATTCAAGAAAATACCATCAC TGGACCTGCCTGAGATTAAGGGGAATCATCGCAAATTCCGTAACCTCGTCACCAGCTACATAG TCTTTGCTCAAA CGTTGAAACATTCCCCATCGAAGAGAAAAAGCATAACCAGGCCTCTCAGGCCCTTGGACGGCGACTTCGATTCAACCG CGGTGCCGACAACCGGAACTTCGACAATGCATGCTACGTCACCCACGAAGGCTG TAACCCCGACAGACGCTGCGATCAGCACGACCAGCACGGTGATGTCAACCGGTTCCGCGCCAATCGCCACCTCCACCCCCGTGAACTTCGCCGCGGGCCCGGTGAGTCCGCCTCCGTTGACCTTGGCCGCCGGTCCAGGCCTTTCTCATCACGAGCCACCGGTGACGACCTCAGCGGCCAAGGTCACGAGCTACCCAGCCGTCCTGAAGGGCAGGACCGCCGCCAGTCCACCGAATCCAAATCTGGTACCCTCCGGCAAGATTCCACCCCCTGTTCCTCCAAGAGGTACCGGTCAATCGAGGACCACGAGGTCCTCTGAGGAGCACCGTGGCCCTGGAACAGCCACCTCCACGTCCTCGATGACATCCAGCCGAG GTGGCACCCTTCCTTCCACTTGTTCCACCCCGCCCCCGCCCTTTGACGATGCAGTGCGCTCAAATGACCAGACCTTGGCTTCTGGTGGTCAACTTCAACAGGGTGCACCGACCACGATCTTAGCGAGCAGTCTAAGCAGTGCTCACTCCAAGCAGAACAAGGTTGTGCACCATGTCACTCTCACAAAGACTTATCACGATGCCGTGAG CATATCCGACGTACACTTGGAAAGCAGCGGTAGCGGAAGCGGAAGCGGCGGGAGGGAAACGAAATCTTCGTTGAGCGTAGAAAGCGGCGGTAGTAGTCGAGGAGGTGGGGGTCTGACCTGGACACCACCCGCTGGCAGCGCCGAGGGCTCTACGCCCACCTGGACAGAGGGCACGCCGTCCTTTACCGAGAGTTCCAGCAGCGGTGACGCAG GTTGTCCGACCACACCGATCAGGGGCAGCCAGCGTCACGATGACGGAGGGAGAATCGTTGCCACCGTCGAGGAGGCGCTAGCCAGTCTTACTACAGAAATG aaagaaacgaacaacACGAGGAATTTCGTGGAACAGAGAAGGTCCCTTTCGAAGTACGGTCAAGTGAGAGCGAGTTTCAAACGTGCCAGCGCGAACCATGTGTCGATCATGAGGAACATGCAAAATGTGTTAAGAGTTCAACGCCGGGAGCCATAA
- the LOC132910324 gene encoding phosphatidylinositol 4-phosphate 5-kinase type-1 alpha-like isoform X9: protein MASGDNVDVIEVVETSFSGPAQATEDHLRPEQYADEDSKSTGDKVTTFESSVNQHGTTGPKTPVGVSRNKSERERKIGHRRVGVGGEITYKKIQTTQIMGSIQLGIQHAVGGLASKPERDLLMQDFMTVETTNFPSEGSNHTPAHHFSEFKFKNYAPIAFRYFRDLFGIQPDDFLMSMCSAPLRELSNPGASGSIFYLTDDDEFIIKTVQHKEGEFLQTLLPGYYMNLNQNPRTLLPKFFGLYCYRCNSKNVRLVAMNNLLPSSVKLHQKYDLKGSTYKRKASKSERSKSSPTYKDLDFMEHHPEGIFLEADTYSALVKTIQRDCRVLESFKIMDYSLLVGLHNLDQAAREKAQEQRLSASAEEEVGEVGGESTALTQAEKEREREDRIGASALNRSRSINRQRLVAHSTAMESIQAESEPIDEEDDVPPGGIPARNARGERLLLFLGIIDILQSYRLKKKLEHTWKSMIHDGDTVSVHRPGFYAQRFQDFMAKTVFKKIPSPLKHSPSKRKSITRPLRPLDGDFDSTAVPTTGTSTMHATSPTKAVTPTDAAISTTSTVMSTGSAPIATSTPVNFAAGPVSPPPLTLAAGPGLSHHEPPVTTSAAKVTSYPAVLKGRTAASPPNPNLVPSGKIPPPVPPRGTGQSRTTRSSEEHRGPGTATSTSSMTSSRGGTLPSTCSTPPPPFDDAVRSNDQTLASGGQLQQGAPTTILASSLSSAHSKQNKVVHHVTLTKTYHDAVSISDVHLESSGSGSGSGGRETKSSLSVESGGSSRGGGGLTWTPPAGSAEGSTPTWTEGTPSFTESSSSGDAGCPTTPIRGSQRHDDGGRIVATVEEALASLTTEMKETNNTRNFVEQRRSLSKYGQVRASFKRASANHVSIMRNMQNVLRVQRREP, encoded by the exons AGCTCGGTAAATCAACATGGCACCACGGGCCCCAAGACCCCTGTGGGGGTGTCGAGGAACAAATcggagcgagagagaaagatcgGCCACAGGAGAGTTGGAGTGGGAGGTGAAATCACGTACAAAAAg ATCCAAACGACACAAATCATGGGCTCCATCCAGCTAGGCATCCAACATGCAGTCGGTGGGTTGGCCAGTAAACCAGAGCGTGATTTACTGATGCAAGATTTCATGACTGTAGAAACGACGAACTTCCCAAGCGAGGGATCCAATCACACTCCAGCTCATCATTTTTCGGAATTTAAGTTCAAAAATTACGCACCTATTGCATTTCGTTACTTTCGGGATCTCTTTGGCATTCAACCGGATGATTTTTTG ATGTCGATGTGTAGCGCTCCGTTACGCGAATTGTCAAACCCCGGCGCTAGTGGAAGTATCTTTTATCTAACAGATGATGACGAGTTCATCATAAAGACTGTACAACACAAAGAAGGAGAATTTTTACAGACGCTTCTTCCAGGATATTATATG aatCTAAATCAAAATCCAAGGACATTATTGCCAAAGTTCTTCGGATTGTATTGCTATCGgtgtaatagtaaaaatgTTAGATTAGTCGCTATGAATAATCTTCTGCCCTCGTCGGTGAAATTGCATCAAAAGTATGACTTGAAAGGATCAACATACAAGAGAAAG GCATCGAAATCAGAAAGATCTAAATCTTCTCCAACATACAAAGATTTAGATTTCATGGAACACCATCCGGAAGGGATCTTTTTGGAGGCAGACACGTATAGTGCCCTAGTTAAAACTATTCAGAGAGATTGTCGGGTGTTGGAAAGCTTTAAAATCATGGATTACTCTTTACTCGTTGGTCTTCATAACCTCGACCAGGCTGCAAGAGAAAAAGCG CAGGAGCAGAGATTATCAGCGAGTGCGGAGGAAGAAGTCGGTGAAGTGGGAGGTGAGAGTACAGCACTTACTCAAGCAGAAAAAGAACGGGAACGAGAGGACAGAATAGGAGCCAGCGCTCTGAACCGATCACGAAGCATAAATCGACAAAGGTTGGTTGCGCACAGTACCGCTATGGAGAGTATTCAGGCTGAAAGCGAGCCGATAGACGAGGAGGACGATGTACC TCCAGGTGGAATTCCTGCTCGTAATGCCCGCGGCGAACGCCTTCTACTTTTCCTTGGTATTATTGACATTTTGCAAAGTTACAGGcttaagaaaaaattagaacATACTTGGAAGTCGATGATACACGATGGT GATACTGTGTCTGTACATCGGCCAGGTTTTTACGCGCAACGTTTCCAAGATTTCATGGCGAAGACAGTATTCAAGAAAATACCATCAC CGTTGAAACATTCCCCATCGAAGAGAAAAAGCATAACCAGGCCTCTCAGGCCCTTGGACGGCGACTTCGATTCAACCG CGGTGCCGACAACCGGAACTTCGACAATGCATGCTACGTCACCCACGAAGGCTG TAACCCCGACAGACGCTGCGATCAGCACGACCAGCACGGTGATGTCAACCGGTTCCGCGCCAATCGCCACCTCCACCCCCGTGAACTTCGCCGCGGGCCCGGTGAGTCCGCCTCCGTTGACCTTGGCCGCCGGTCCAGGCCTTTCTCATCACGAGCCACCGGTGACGACCTCAGCGGCCAAGGTCACGAGCTACCCAGCCGTCCTGAAGGGCAGGACCGCCGCCAGTCCACCGAATCCAAATCTGGTACCCTCCGGCAAGATTCCACCCCCTGTTCCTCCAAGAGGTACCGGTCAATCGAGGACCACGAGGTCCTCTGAGGAGCACCGTGGCCCTGGAACAGCCACCTCCACGTCCTCGATGACATCCAGCCGAG GTGGCACCCTTCCTTCCACTTGTTCCACCCCGCCCCCGCCCTTTGACGATGCAGTGCGCTCAAATGACCAGACCTTGGCTTCTGGTGGTCAACTTCAACAGGGTGCACCGACCACGATCTTAGCGAGCAGTCTAAGCAGTGCTCACTCCAAGCAGAACAAGGTTGTGCACCATGTCACTCTCACAAAGACTTATCACGATGCCGTGAG CATATCCGACGTACACTTGGAAAGCAGCGGTAGCGGAAGCGGAAGCGGCGGGAGGGAAACGAAATCTTCGTTGAGCGTAGAAAGCGGCGGTAGTAGTCGAGGAGGTGGGGGTCTGACCTGGACACCACCCGCTGGCAGCGCCGAGGGCTCTACGCCCACCTGGACAGAGGGCACGCCGTCCTTTACCGAGAGTTCCAGCAGCGGTGACGCAG GTTGTCCGACCACACCGATCAGGGGCAGCCAGCGTCACGATGACGGAGGGAGAATCGTTGCCACCGTCGAGGAGGCGCTAGCCAGTCTTACTACAGAAATG aaagaaacgaacaacACGAGGAATTTCGTGGAACAGAGAAGGTCCCTTTCGAAGTACGGTCAAGTGAGAGCGAGTTTCAAACGTGCCAGCGCGAACCATGTGTCGATCATGAGGAACATGCAAAATGTGTTAAGAGTTCAACGCCGGGAGCCATAA